The Falco naumanni isolate bFalNau1 chromosome 1, bFalNau1.pat, whole genome shotgun sequence genome window below encodes:
- the MYO18A gene encoding unconventional myosin-XVIIIa isoform X8 — protein sequence MFNLMKKDKEKDGARKEKKEKKEKKERMSAAELKSLEEMSMRRGFFNLNRASKRDSKTRLEISNPIPIKVASGSDLHLTDIDSDSNRGSVILDSGHLSTASSSDDLKVDDANFKGSVLQRAAKFGSLAKQNSQMIVKRFSFSQKSRDESTSETSTPSEHSAAPSPQVEVRMLETQLSKQGVPQGHPCTPPATSLRARVPELVSKRFPAELRLPALVPPQPPTPRQLELQRRNTGDFGFSLRRTTMLDRAPDGQVYRRVVHFAEPGAGTKDLALGLVPGDRLVEINGRNVESKSRDEIVEMIRQSGETVQLKVQPILELSELSRCWLRGGQGTRRAAWDLDPAASASAPSQAKTEEQIAAEEAWYETEKVWLVHRDGFSLGSQLRLEEGVPLPEGKVKVKLDHDGTVLEVEEDDVEKANPPSCDRVEDLASLLYLNESSVLHTLRQRYGGNLLHTYAGPTMVIINPLSSPSMYSEKVMHMFKGCRREDTSPHIYAVAQAAYRSMLMSRQDQAVVLLGASGSGKTTNCQHLVQYLTTIAGSTGKVFSVEKWQALYTILEAFGNSSTGMNGNATRFSQIISLDFDQAGQVASASIQTLLLEKLRVTKRPANEATFNIFYYLLACSDSTLRTELHFNHLAENNVFGIVPLSKPEEKQKATQQFNKLQAAMKVMGISSDEQKAFWLVLGAIYHLGAAGATKELLADGADADEAGRKQFARHEWAQKAAYLLGCSLEELSSSIFKHQPKGTLQRSTSFRQGPDEPPLGDSGTGPKLTALECLEGMAAGLYSELFTLLISLLNRALKSSQHSVCSVTVVDTPGAQNPELAGQSRGATFEELCHNYTQERLQLLFHQRTFARELERYKEENIELALADAEPGSSGSIAAVDQPSHQALVRSLARTDEARGLLWLLEEEALQPGGNEDTLLERLFSYYGPQEGGKKGHNPLLPSDKPRHFLLGHSSGTNWVEYDATGWLNHVKHNPASQNASVLLQESQKKVISSLFAGRGGSALVLSGSVAGLEGGSQLALRRATSMRKTFTTGVAAVKKKSLCIQIKLQVDALIDSIKKSKLHFVHCFLPKAAGGGGDPRALPCRRVSGSELELPAEHCEAGLMQLDVPLLRAQLRGSRLLDTLRMYRQGYPDHMVFAEFRRRFDVLAPHLTKKHGRNYIVVDEKRAVEELLESLDLEKSSYHMGLSRVFFRAGSLARLEEQRDAQTSRNITLFQAACRGFLARQQFKKRKIQDLAIRCVQKNIKKNKGVKGWPWWKLFTTVRPLIEVQLTEDQIRGKDEEIQQLKSKLEKVEKERNELRLNSDRLESRITELTSELTDERNTGESASQLLDAETAERLRAEKEMKDLQAKYDALKKQMESMEMEVMEARLIRAAELNGELDDDDSGGEWRLKYERAVREIDFTKKRLQQELEDKLEVEQQGKRQLERRLTDLQADSEESQRALQQLKKKCQRLAAELQDTKLHLEGQQGRNHDLEKKQRRFDTELSQAHEEAQRERLQREKLSREKDVLVAEVFGLKQLLEDKDSDIAGLTQKAEALEAELQDISSQESKDEASLAKVKKQLRDLEAKVKDQEEELDEQAGTIQMLEQAKLRLEMEMERLRQTHAKEVESRDEEVEEIRQSCQKKLKQMEVQLEEEYEDKQKVLREKRELESKLSAVSEQANQRDFETEKRLRRDLKRTKALLADAQIMLDHLKNNAPSKREIAQLKNQLEESEFTCAAAVKARKSMEVEIEDLHLQIDDLAKAKAGLEEQLSRLQREKNEVQSRLEEDQEDMNELMKKHKAAVAQASRDLAQMNDLQAQLEEVNKEKQELQEKLQGLQSQLEFLEQSMVDKSLVSRQEAKIRELETRLEFERTQVKRLESLATRLKENMEKLTEERDQRAAAENREKEQNKRLQRQLRDVKEEMGELAKKEAEASRKKHELEMDLESLEAANQSLQSDLKLAFKRIGDLQAAIEDEMESDSNEDLINSLQDMVAKYQKRKSKLDGDSDVDSELEDRVDGVKSWLSKNKGSSKALSDDGSLKGSSPPSSRHTFTYDRWDEEQDTGESTRRYSHSSPSASEADSRATETPA from the exons ATGTTCAACTTGATGAAAaaggacaaggagaaggatgggGCCCgaaaggagaagaaggaaaagaaggagaagaaggagcgGATGTCGGCAGCTGAACTGAAGAGCTTGGAGGAGATGAGCATGCGCCGGGGCTTCTTCAACCTCAACCGTGCCTCCAAGCGGGACTCCAAGACCCGCCTGGAGATCTCCAACCCCATCCCCATTAAGGTGGCCAGTGGCTCTGACCTGCATCTCACAGATATCGACTCCGACAGCAACCGGGGCAGCGTCATCTTGGACTCAGGCCACCTGAGCACGGCCAGCTCCAGCGATGATCTCAAGGTGGACGATGCCAACTTCAAGGGCTCGGTGCTGCAGCGGGCGGCCAAATTTGGCTCGTTGGCCAAGCAGAACTCACAGATGATTGTCAAACGTTTCTCCTTCTCCCAGAAGAGCCGGGATGAGAGCACCTCAGAGACATCCACCCCCTCCGAGCActcagcagccccctccccacaggtGGAGGTGCGCATGCTGGAGACCCAGCTTTCCAAGCAAGGGGTCCCCCAAGGACACCCCTGCAcccctcctgccacctccctgcgTGCCAGGGTGCCGGAGCTCGTTAGCAAGAGGTTTCCTGCCGAGCTGCGGCTGCCCGCCTTGgtgcccccgcagccccccaccccacggcagctggagctgcagaggcGCAACACTGGTGATTTTGGCTTCTCCCTACGCCGCACCACCATGCTGGACCGGGCGCCCGATGGGCAGGTGTACCGACGTGTCGTGCACTTTGCTGAACCTGGAGCTGGCACCAAAGACTTGGCGTTGGGGTTGGTGCCTGGTGACCGGTTGGTGGAGATCAATGGACGAAATGTGGAGAGCAAATCCCGGGATGAGATCGTGGAGATGATCCGGCAGTCGGGGGAGACGGTGCAGCTGAAGGTGCAGCCCATCCTGGAGCTGAGTGAGCTGAGCCGCTGCTGGCTGCGGGGCGGCCAGGGGACACGCCGCGCTGCTTGGGAT CTGGACCCCGCCGCCTCTGCCTCGGCACCCAGCCAG GCCAAGACGGAGGAGCAGATAGCCGCCGAGGAGGCCTGGTATGAGACAGAGAAGGTGTGGCTGGTGCACAGAGATGGCTTCTCCTTGG gcagccagctgcgGCTGGAGGAAGGTGTCCCCCTGCCCGAGGGCAAGGTGAAGGTGAAGCTGGACCATGATGGAACCGTcctggaggtggaggaggacGATGTGGAGAAG GCAAACCCCCCCTCCTGTGACCGCGTGGAGGACCTCGCCAGCCTCCTCTACCTCAACGAGTCCAGCGTGCTGCACACGCTGCGGCAGCGCTACGGTGGAAACCTCCTGCACACCTACGCCGGCCCCACCATGGTCATCATCAACCCACTGAGCTCCCCCTCCATGTATTCTGAGAAG GTCATGCACATGTTCAAAGGGTGCCGCAGGGAGGACACGTCCCCGCACATCTACGCGGTGGCCCAGGCTGCCTACCGCAGCATGCTGATGAGCCGCCAGGACCAAGCGGTCGTGCTGCTGGGCGCCAGTGGCAGCGGCAAAACCACCAACTGCCAACACCTTGTCCAGTACCTCACCACCATCGCTGGCAGCACTGGCAAGGTCTTCTCCG TGGAGAAGTGGCAGGCTCTCTACACCATCCTGGAGGCTTTTGGCAATAGCAGCACCGGCATGAATGGCAACGCCACCCGCTTCTCCCAGATCATCTCTCTGGACTTCGACCAGGCTGGGCAGGTGGCATCTGCCTCCATACAG ACGCTGTTGCTGGAGAAGCTGCGCGTCACGAAGCGCCCAGCCAACGAAGCAACCTTCAACATCTTCTACTACCTGCTGGCCTGCTCTGACAGCACCCTGCG GACTGAGCTTCATTTCAACCACTTGGCAGAGAACAACGTCTTTGGCATCGTGCCCCTCTCCAAG CcggaggaaaagcagaaggcGACCCAGCAGTTCAACAAGCTTCAGGCTGCCATGAAGGTGATGGGCATCTCCAGCGATGAGCAGAAAGCCTTCTGGCTTGTCCTGGGGGCCATTTATCATCTGGGGGCCGCCGGGGCCACAAAAG agctgctggcagacGGAGCCG ACGCCGACGAAG CTGGAAGGAAGCAGTTTGCACGGCACGAGTGGGCTCAGAAAGCCGCTTacctgctgggctgcagcctggaggagctctcctcctccatctTCAAGCACCAGCCCAAGGGTACCCTGCAGCGATCCACCTCCTTCCGGCAGGGCCCCGATGAGCCCCCCCTGGGTGACAGCGGTACAG GTCCCAAGCTGACAGCACTGGAGTGCCTGGAGGGCATGGCGGCCGGCTTGTACTCTGAGCTCTTCACCCTCCTCATCTCCCTCCTCAACAG GGCGCTGAAATCGAGCCAGCACTCGGTGTGCTCGGTGACGGTGGTGGACACCCCGGGGGCGCAGAACCCCgagctggcagggcagagccggGGGGCCACCTTCGAGGAGCTTTGCCACAACTACACCCAGGAGCgcctgcagctgctcttccaCCAGCGCACCTTCGCCCGCGAGCTGGAGCGCTACAAGGAG GAGAACATAGAGCTTGCCCTGGCTGACGCCGAGCCCGGCTCCTCTGGCTCCATAGCTGCTGTAGACCAGCCCTCGCATCAGGCACTG GTCCGGTCACTGGCCCGCACAGACGAGGCGcgggggctgctgtggctgctggaggaggaggcGCTGCAGCCAGGCGGCAACGAGGACACCTTGCTGGAGCGGCTCTTCTCCTACTACGGCCCCCAGGAAGGGGGCAAGAAAG GGCACAACCCGCTGCTCCCCAGTGACAAGCCCCGGCATTTCCTTCTGGGCCACAGCTCAGGGACCAACTGGGTGGAGTACGATGCCACGGGCTGGCTCAACCACGTCAAGCACAACCCGGCCTCCCAAAATGCCTCCGTCCTGCTGCAGGAGTCACAGAA GAAGGTCATCAGCAGCCTGTTTGCGGGCCGTGGCGGGTCAGCGCTGGTGCTGTCGGGCTcggtggcagggctggagggggggtCCCAGCTGGCCCTGCGCCGGGCCACCAGCATGCGGAAGACCTTCACCACCGGCGTGGCTGCTGTCAAGAAGAAATCCCTCTGCATCCAGATCAAGCTGCAAGTG GACGCCCTCATTGACAGCATCAAGAAGTCCAAGCTCCACTTTGTGCACTGCTTCCTGCCCaaggcggcggggggcggcggggaccCCCGGGCTCTGCCGTGCCGGCGGGTGAGCGGCAGTGAACTGGAGCTGCCGGCGGAGCACTGCGAGGCCGGGCTCATGCAGCTGGACGTGCCCCTCCTGCGTGCCCAGCTCCGCGGCTCCCGCCTGCTCGACACCCTCCGCATGTACCGCCAAG GGTATCCCGACCACATGGTTTTTGCGGAGTTCAGGCGGCGCTTTGACGTCCTGGCCCCACACCTGACCAAGAAGCACGGGCGCAACTACATCGTCGTGGATGAGAAGCGG gCAGTGGAGGAGCTCCTGGAGTCGCTGGacctggagaagagcagctaCCACATGGGCTTGAGCCGG GTGTTTTTCCGAGCTGGATCACtagccaggctggaggagcagagggacGCGCAGACCAGCAGGAACATCACCCTCTTCCAGGCAGCGTGCAGGGGCTTCTTGGCACGGCAGCAGTTCAAGAAAAGGAAG ATCCAGGATTTGGCCATCCGCTGCGTGCAGAAGAACATCAAGAAGAACAAGGGGGTGAAGGGCTGGCCCTGGTGGAAGCTTTTCACCACCGTGCGGCCCCTCATCGAGGTGCAGCTCACCGAGGACCAGATCCGCGGCAAAGAC GAAGAGATCCAGCAGCTGAAGAGCAAACTCGAGAAGGTGGAGAAAGAGCGTAACGAGCTCCGGCTCAACAGCGACCGCCTGGAGAGCAGG ATCACAGAGCTGACATCGGAGCTGACAGACGAGCGGAACACCGGCGAGTCGgcctcccagctgctggacGCTGAGACGGCTGAGAGGCTGCGGGCCGAGAAGGAGATGAAGGACCTGCAG gcCAAGTACGATGCTCTGAAGAAGCAGATGGAGTCCATGGAGATGGAGGTGATGGAGGCTCGGCTCATCCGGGCGGCCGAGCTCAACGGGGAGCTCGACGATGACGATTCAG GTGGCGAATGGCGGCTGAAATATGAGCGGGCGGTGCGGGAGATCGACTTCACTAAGAAacggctgcagcaggagctggaggacaAGCTGGAGGTGGAGCAGCAGGGCAAGAGGCAGCTGGAGCGGAGG ctgaCGGACCTGCAGGCAGACAGCGAGGAGAGCCAGCGGGCGCTGCAGCAGCTAAAGAAGAAGTGCCAGCGCCTGGCCGCGGAGCTGCAGGACACCAAGCTGCACCTCGAGGGGCAGCAAGGACGCAACCATGACCTGGAGAAGAAGCAGCGGAG GTTTGACACCGAGCTCTCGCAGGCGCACGAGGAGGCCCAGCGGGAGAGGCTGCAGCGGGAGAAGCTGAGCCGTGAGAAGGACGTGCTGGTGGCTGAGGTCTTCGGCCtcaagcagctgctggag GACAAGGACTCGGACATTGCGGGGCTGACACAGAAGGCGGAGGCGCtggaggctgagctgcaggacaTCTCCTCCCAGGAGTCGAAGGATGAAGCCTCCCTGGCCAAGgtgaagaagcagctgagggacctGGAGGCGAAGGTCAAAGACCAGGAGGAGGAACTGGACGAGCAGGCTGGGACCATCcagatgctggagcag GCCAAGCTGCggctggagatggagatggagcGGCTGCGGCAGACCCACGCCAAGGAGGTGGAGAGCCGTGACGAGGAGGTGGAGGAGATTCGGCAGTCGTGCCAGAAGAAG CTGAAGCAGATGGaggtgcagctggaggaggagtaCGAGGACAAGCAGAAGGTACTGAGAGAGAAACGGGAGCTGGAGAGCAAGTTATCTGCTGTCAGCGAGCAG GCCAACCAGCGGGACTTCGAGACGGAAAAGCGCCTGCGCCGGGACCTGAAGAGGACAAAGGCGCTGCTGGCTGATGCACAGATCATGCTGGACCACCTGAAGAACAATGCACCCAGCAAGAGGGAGATCGCCCAGCTCAAGAACCAG ctggaggagtcGGAGTTCACCTGTGCGGCTGCTGTTAAGGCCCGCAAGTCCATGGAGGTGGAGATTGAAGACCTCCACCTGCAGATCGACGATCTTGCCAAGGCCAAGGCAGGG ctggaggagcagctgagccGGCTGCAGCGGGAGAAGAATGAGGTGCAGAGTCGGCTGGAGGAGGACCAGGAGGACATGAATGAGCTGATGAAGAAGCACAAGGCGGCTGTGGCCCAG GCGTCCCGGGACCTGGCGCAGATGAATGACctccaggcacagctggaggaggtcaacaaggagaagcaggagctgcaAGAGAAG CTGCAAGGCTTGCAGAGCCAGCTGGAATTCCTGGAGCAATCCATGGTGGACAAGTCGCTAGTGAGCCGGCAAGAAGCCAAGATCCGCGAGCTGGAGACCAGGCTGGAGTTTGAGCGGACACAAGTCAAGCGCCTGGAG AGCCTGGCCACGCGGCTGAAGGAGAACATGGAGAAGCTGACGGAGGAGCGAGATCAGCGCGCAGCCGCCGAGAACCGGGAGAAGGAGCAGAACAAGCGGCTGCAGCGACAGCTCCGCGATGTCAAGGAGGAGATGGGTGAGCTGGCCAAGAAGGAGGCAGAGGCCAGCCGCAAGAAGCACGAGCTG GAGATGGACCTGGAGAGCCTGGAAGCTGCCAACCAGAGCCTGCAGTCAGACCTGAAGCTGGCCTTCAAGCGCATCGGGGACCTGCAGGCGGCCATCGAGGATGAGATGGAGAGTGACAGCAACGAGGACCTCATCAACAG TTTGCAGGACATGGTGGCAAAgtatcagaaaagaaagagtaaacT TGATGGTGACTCGGACGTGGACTCAGAGCTGGAGGACCGTGTGGACGGGGTGAAGTCCTGGCTCTCCAAGAACAAAGGCTCCTCCAAAGCGCTCTCGGATGATGGCAGCCTGAAGGGCAGCAG cccccccagctcccggcACACCTTCACCTACGACAGATGGGACGAGGAGCAGGACACCGGGGAAAGCACACGCCGCTACTCCCACAGCTCCCCCAGCGCCAGCGAGGCAGACAGCCGGGCCACCGAGACCCCTGCCTAG